From the genome of Arthrobacter alpinus, one region includes:
- a CDS encoding metal ABC transporter permease, which translates to MSWTDFSDAVLNFSNYAQLLPLFRDTLLAGAILGLVGGLIGTFVMMRDLAFAVHGIAELSFAGAAFALLIGADVIFGSLVGSVLAALLLGVMGVRAREKNSVIGVIMPFGLGLGILFLSLYEGRSANKFGLLTGQIVSVDTTQLSVLAGTALVVIAGLVLIWRPLTFASVDPDIATARGVPVRTLSLVFMFLLGIAVALSIQVVGALLVLALLITPAAAALQVTVAPRMVVLLSVAFAMVSTVGGIMLALGGRIPISPYVTTLSFLIYVVCKVVGTWRRKRGWSVRSETAAA; encoded by the coding sequence TTGAGCTGGACCGACTTCAGCGACGCCGTCTTGAACTTCTCCAACTATGCACAACTGCTGCCGCTGTTCCGTGACACCTTGCTGGCGGGGGCCATACTTGGCCTGGTGGGTGGGCTGATCGGCACGTTTGTGATGATGCGCGACCTTGCGTTTGCCGTCCACGGCATTGCCGAACTTTCCTTTGCCGGGGCAGCCTTCGCCTTGCTGATCGGCGCAGACGTGATTTTCGGGTCCCTGGTGGGCTCGGTATTGGCTGCCCTGCTGCTGGGGGTGATGGGTGTGCGCGCACGGGAAAAGAACTCCGTCATTGGCGTGATCATGCCTTTTGGGCTGGGGCTGGGCATTTTGTTCCTATCCCTGTATGAGGGCCGCTCGGCCAATAAATTTGGTCTGTTGACGGGGCAGATCGTCTCGGTTGACACCACACAGCTCTCCGTCTTGGCGGGCACCGCCCTCGTGGTCATCGCCGGGCTGGTGTTGATTTGGCGTCCCCTGACCTTTGCCAGCGTGGACCCGGACATCGCCACGGCGCGAGGGGTGCCCGTACGCACCCTGTCGCTTGTATTCATGTTCTTGCTGGGCATTGCCGTGGCCCTGTCCATCCAGGTGGTGGGCGCACTGCTGGTCCTTGCCCTGCTGATCACTCCGGCCGCCGCAGCCTTGCAAGTGACGGTGGCCCCGCGCATGGTGGTGCTGCTTAGCGTTGCCTTCGCCATGGTGTCCACCGTGGGCGGCATCATGTTGGCCCTGGGCGGGCGGATCCCCATCTCCCCGTACGTGACCACCCTGTCCTTCCTGATCTACGTGGTTTGCAAGGTGGTGGGCACGTGGCGGCGCAAACGCGGCTGGTCCGTGCGGTCCGAGACGGCTGCGGCTTAG
- a CDS encoding metal ABC transporter ATP-binding protein, whose product MSPNTSRPTVISLHGAQLSYGPRTLWDGLSLDIAAGEFLAVLGANGSGKTSFLKVLLGLAPLSAGTVMIDGAPAQRGHRSIGYVPQHKNFAPDTALRARDLVGLGVDGHKWGVRIRGRAYNQRVDGLLAQVGATPYAKIPVGMLSGGEQQRLRIAQALASNPRVLLCDEPLLSLDLHHQKAVSALVGEQAKANGTAVVFVTHEINPILEHVDRVLYLADGRFTIGTPAQVMRTEVLSELYGTRVEVLHSNGRIVVVGAARVDGHAAQEVVPS is encoded by the coding sequence TTGAGCCCGAACACGTCCCGGCCCACTGTCATCAGCTTGCACGGAGCCCAGCTGAGCTACGGGCCGCGCACCCTGTGGGATGGCTTGAGCCTTGATATCGCCGCGGGGGAATTCCTGGCCGTCCTGGGCGCCAACGGCAGCGGCAAGACAAGCTTTTTGAAGGTCCTGCTCGGGCTTGCCCCGTTGAGCGCAGGAACTGTGATGATCGACGGCGCGCCAGCCCAACGCGGCCACCGCAGCATTGGCTACGTCCCCCAACACAAGAACTTTGCCCCGGACACTGCGCTGCGGGCCCGCGACCTGGTGGGCCTGGGTGTTGACGGCCACAAGTGGGGGGTACGGATCCGCGGCCGGGCCTACAACCAGCGGGTGGATGGGCTCCTGGCCCAGGTGGGCGCCACACCGTACGCCAAGATTCCGGTGGGGATGCTCTCCGGGGGTGAGCAGCAGCGCTTGCGCATTGCCCAGGCGCTGGCATCCAACCCTCGGGTGCTGTTGTGTGACGAACCGCTGCTCTCCCTTGACCTGCACCACCAAAAAGCAGTCAGCGCACTGGTGGGCGAACAAGCGAAGGCGAACGGGACCGCCGTCGTTTTCGTCACGCATGAGATCAACCCGATTCTGGAGCATGTGGACAGGGTGCTGTACCTGGCGGACGGGCGATTCACCATTGGGACGCCGGCGCAGGTCATGAGAACCGAGGTGCTCTCGGAACTGTACGGCACCCGGGTTGAGGTGCTGCACAGTAACGGACGGATCGTGGTGGTGGGCGCCGCCAGGGTGGACGGCCACGCCGCACAGGAGGTGGTTCCCTCTTGA
- a CDS encoding metal ABC transporter solute-binding protein, Zn/Mn family: MRLSHPRPPALVIGLALAVTLLLGACGSGATPPTGTPDGKISVVASTNVYGSIAEAVGGELVSVHSIINKPGADPHSYEANAQDKLALSKAAVGIENGGGYDDFFVQLAKGTLTPEQILNVSDLSGLDTGADFNEHLWYSLPTMALVADNLAARFTAAKPAQSAAFTANAAAFKDHLSALETRLGALQASHGGKGVAITEPVPLYLLEQAGLMNKTPTEFSLAVENGSDVPATAMVDTVDLMGSGTIALLAYNNQTEGPQTKAVKATAQKAGVPVLDFSETLPASMDYIQWMDANVAQLENALGR; this comes from the coding sequence ATGCGTTTAAGCCACCCCCGCCCCCCAGCCCTGGTCATCGGCCTTGCCTTGGCAGTCACCTTGCTGCTGGGGGCCTGCGGGAGTGGTGCCACGCCGCCGACGGGAACGCCGGATGGCAAGATTTCCGTTGTCGCCTCCACCAACGTGTACGGTAGCATTGCCGAGGCCGTGGGCGGGGAGTTGGTGTCCGTGCACTCGATCATCAACAAGCCCGGGGCGGACCCGCACTCCTACGAGGCCAATGCCCAGGACAAGCTGGCCCTCTCCAAAGCTGCCGTGGGCATTGAAAACGGCGGAGGCTACGACGACTTCTTCGTGCAGCTTGCCAAGGGAACGCTGACGCCGGAGCAGATCCTGAACGTCAGCGACCTCTCCGGCCTGGACACGGGCGCCGACTTCAACGAACACCTCTGGTACTCGCTACCCACCATGGCTCTGGTGGCCGACAACCTAGCCGCACGCTTCACCGCGGCGAAACCAGCGCAGTCCGCCGCGTTCACGGCCAACGCAGCCGCCTTCAAGGACCACCTCTCCGCACTGGAAACACGCCTAGGCGCGTTGCAGGCATCCCACGGCGGGAAGGGCGTGGCCATCACCGAGCCCGTGCCGCTGTACCTCTTGGAGCAGGCGGGGCTGATGAACAAGACCCCTACCGAATTCAGCCTGGCCGTAGAAAACGGGTCGGACGTGCCCGCCACAGCCATGGTTGACACCGTGGACTTGATGGGATCGGGAACCATCGCCCTGCTGGCCTACAACAACCAAACCGAAGGTCCCCAGACCAAAGCCGTAAAGGCCACTGCGCAGAAGGCCGGCGTCCCCGTGCTGGACTTCAGCGAAACCCTGCCAGCCTCCATGGACTACATTCAGTGGATGGATGCAAACGTGGCACAACTTGAAAACGCGCTGGGCCGTTGA
- a CDS encoding hemolysin family protein — MSPWAGIAWLVVLLLGNAFFVAAEFAIMSARRSQIEPLADAGSKRAKITLDAMENVSLMLACAQLGITVCSLLILNVAEPAIHHLISDPLHALGVADSISSPVAFVVALLIVTFLHVTFGEMVPKNMSVSAADKAALLLAPPLVFIGKAVRPVIVVLNWSANHIVRWFRIEPQDEVASSFTLEEVQSIVAESTRSGLVDDQTGLINGALEFSTQTAQGIMVPLEQVVTLPASATPVNFEHMVGKTGFSRFVMTDDAGTMLGYLHLKDVLPIPVERYELPIGEARIRSMVNLTMDEEIEDALAIMQRTGSHVARVISPEGRTQGILFLEDVIEQLVGEIRDATQTQIQERRKA, encoded by the coding sequence GTGAGCCCCTGGGCAGGAATTGCGTGGCTGGTAGTTCTTTTGTTGGGCAACGCGTTTTTTGTGGCGGCGGAATTTGCCATCATGTCCGCCCGTCGCAGCCAGATAGAGCCCCTGGCCGACGCGGGCTCCAAGCGCGCAAAAATCACTCTTGACGCAATGGAAAATGTTTCGCTCATGCTGGCCTGTGCCCAGCTGGGCATCACGGTGTGTTCGCTGTTGATCTTGAATGTGGCCGAACCTGCCATTCACCACCTGATCTCCGATCCGCTGCATGCCCTCGGTGTTGCCGACTCTATTTCCAGCCCGGTGGCCTTTGTGGTGGCGCTGCTGATCGTGACGTTCTTGCACGTGACCTTCGGCGAGATGGTGCCCAAGAACATGAGCGTTTCCGCCGCTGATAAGGCTGCGCTGCTGCTGGCACCGCCGCTGGTGTTCATCGGTAAGGCCGTGCGCCCGGTCATTGTTGTCCTGAACTGGTCGGCGAACCACATTGTGCGCTGGTTCCGGATCGAGCCCCAGGATGAGGTGGCCTCATCGTTCACTCTGGAAGAGGTGCAGTCCATTGTGGCTGAGTCCACACGAAGCGGCCTGGTCGATGACCAAACTGGGTTGATCAATGGCGCGCTGGAGTTTTCGACCCAAACAGCACAGGGGATCATGGTGCCGTTGGAGCAGGTGGTGACCCTGCCGGCGTCGGCCACTCCCGTGAACTTTGAACACATGGTGGGCAAGACCGGGTTCTCCCGCTTCGTCATGACCGACGACGCCGGGACCATGCTGGGGTACCTGCACCTGAAAGACGTGCTGCCCATCCCGGTTGAGCGGTACGAGCTGCCCATTGGCGAGGCCAGGATCCGTTCCATGGTTAACCTGACCATGGACGAGGAGATCGAAGATGCGCTGGCCATCATGCAGCGCACGGGATCGCACGTGGCCCGCGTCATTTCCCCCGAGGGGCGCACCCAGGGCATCTTGTTCCTTGAGGACGTCATTGAGCAATTGGTGGGGGAGATTCGCGACGCCACGCAGACGCAGATTCAGGAGCGCAGAAAGGCTTGA
- a CDS encoding hemolysin family protein has product MEWLLLAAGLLLILGTGFFVAVEFSLVALDQSTVQRAVDGGDKGAEPLLRCLKSLSTQLSSCQLGITLTTLLTGFLIEPSLGALLAVPLDSLGVPAAASSTIALATAMVVATLLSMLIGELVPKNMAIARSFQIGRAVARPQLVFTAIFRPAIVVLNGFSNKVLNLFGMEAKEEISGARSPAELASLVRRSAAMGTLDEGTARFVARTLSFGERTAADVMTPRMRVETIESEQSVADIIDAARRTGYSRFPVIGDSPDNILGVVHLKKAVSIPFRKRADIQAGAIMTDVLRVPETVHLDALIIELREGNLQMAVVQDEYGGTAGVTTLEDLVEEIVGEVSDEHDRTKPGLLQTADGDWYFPGLMRPDEVSERIGALNVPDEASYETVAGFMMAELGRIAVAGDTVAVEGGTLVVDRLERRRIDRIRFIPAPDPDTGEIPAVPEKSVPGNTVPDVGDFL; this is encoded by the coding sequence ATGGAATGGCTCCTCTTGGCAGCTGGTTTGCTGCTCATCCTTGGCACAGGTTTCTTCGTGGCCGTGGAATTCTCCCTGGTCGCCCTGGACCAATCGACTGTCCAACGCGCCGTTGACGGCGGCGACAAGGGCGCCGAACCACTGCTACGCTGCCTGAAATCCCTTTCTACCCAGCTTTCCAGCTGCCAGCTCGGCATCACCTTAACAACGCTGCTGACCGGCTTTCTCATTGAACCCTCCCTGGGGGCGCTCCTTGCCGTGCCGCTCGATTCCCTGGGTGTGCCCGCGGCGGCGTCGTCCACGATCGCCCTCGCCACCGCCATGGTGGTGGCGACCCTGCTCTCCATGCTGATTGGCGAGTTGGTGCCCAAGAACATGGCCATTGCCCGCTCCTTCCAGATCGGCAGGGCCGTGGCCCGCCCGCAGCTGGTTTTTACAGCCATCTTCAGGCCCGCCATCGTGGTCCTCAACGGCTTTTCCAACAAGGTGCTGAACTTATTCGGCATGGAGGCCAAGGAAGAGATTTCCGGTGCCCGGTCCCCGGCTGAGCTGGCCTCCCTGGTGCGCCGCTCGGCAGCCATGGGCACCCTAGATGAAGGGACCGCCCGCTTTGTGGCCCGCACCCTCAGCTTTGGTGAACGCACGGCCGCCGACGTCATGACCCCGCGCATGCGCGTGGAAACCATTGAATCCGAGCAATCGGTGGCCGACATTATCGATGCCGCCCGGCGCACCGGCTATTCACGTTTCCCCGTCATCGGGGATTCGCCCGATAACATCCTCGGCGTTGTCCACCTGAAGAAAGCCGTCTCCATCCCATTCCGCAAGCGCGCCGACATCCAGGCCGGTGCCATCATGACCGATGTCCTGCGCGTTCCCGAAACAGTCCACCTGGATGCATTGATCATTGAACTCCGTGAGGGGAACCTCCAAATGGCCGTGGTCCAAGACGAGTACGGTGGCACCGCGGGTGTCACCACCTTGGAGGACCTCGTGGAGGAGATCGTTGGCGAGGTCTCCGATGAACACGACCGGACCAAGCCCGGACTCCTGCAAACCGCCGACGGCGACTGGTACTTCCCGGGGCTCATGCGCCCTGACGAAGTCTCCGAACGCATTGGTGCGCTGAACGTGCCTGACGAAGCCAGCTACGAGACAGTGGCCGGGTTCATGATGGCCGAGTTGGGCCGCATCGCGGTGGCCGGCGACACCGTCGCCGTGGAAGGCGGGACGTTGGTGGTGGACCGCTTGGAGCGGCGCCGCATCGATCGGATCCGCTTCATTCCGGCACCTGACCCGGACACGGGCGAGATACCCGCCGTGCCCGAAAAGTCCGTGCCCGGAAATACCGTGCCCGACGTTGGTGATTTCCTGTGA
- a CDS encoding flavin reductase family protein — protein MTAHPVSGTESKVTRDFKSAFGGHPAGVCIITADIGTGPVGITASSVASVSAEPPILAFSLAAATGSAAAIAVADSFVVHLLTSDDLELARTFATSNAERFTGSMVWTRLETGEPLLMHAGYALRCQVLSRTQAGSSLLVAAAVVEVIAPEVQGDAMVYHRRAFHGLGQHTVLPTDQKA, from the coding sequence ATGACGGCGCATCCGGTTTCCGGCACGGAATCAAAAGTCACCCGCGACTTTAAGTCTGCGTTTGGCGGCCATCCGGCAGGGGTTTGTATTATCACCGCGGACATCGGCACCGGCCCGGTTGGCATCACCGCGTCATCGGTTGCCTCAGTGTCCGCCGAACCTCCCATCCTGGCGTTTTCGCTCGCGGCTGCAACGGGCTCGGCGGCGGCCATAGCCGTTGCGGATTCCTTTGTGGTGCACTTGCTCACCTCCGATGACCTTGAGCTGGCCCGAACGTTTGCCACCTCCAACGCGGAGCGTTTCACCGGTTCCATGGTGTGGACACGCCTGGAAACGGGAGAGCCGTTGCTCATGCACGCCGGCTACGCCCTGCGTTGTCAGGTCCTAAGCCGCACCCAGGCGGGCAGTTCGCTTCTGGTGGCAGCAGCAGTGGTTGAGGTCATCGCCCCGGAAGTGCAGGGCGACGCCATGGTGTACCACCGCCGCGCCTTTCATGGGCTGGGCCAACACACCGTGCTTCCCACGGATCAAAAAGCGTAG
- the soxR gene encoding redox-sensitive transcriptional activator SoxR: MSESQAGKDDGGATLRGAESMSVGQVAERGGVSVSALHFYERQGLIFSTRTAGNQRRYTRSVLRRVAVIRAAQRAGIPLSLVSTVFAELPRDGVPTQADWQRLSEHWQVELDARISALQKLRGSLGGCIGCGCLSLAECGFVNPGDLHSRKGPGARAFDGIKRDGTEQAR; the protein is encoded by the coding sequence ATGAGTGAATCGCAGGCAGGGAAGGACGACGGCGGCGCCACCTTGCGCGGTGCCGAATCGATGAGCGTGGGACAGGTTGCCGAACGCGGCGGGGTCAGTGTGTCGGCCCTGCATTTTTATGAGCGGCAAGGCCTGATCTTCAGCACCCGCACGGCAGGCAATCAGCGCCGCTACACCCGTTCGGTGCTGCGCCGGGTGGCCGTGATCCGGGCAGCCCAACGGGCTGGCATCCCGCTGTCCTTGGTGTCCACCGTTTTCGCCGAGCTGCCCCGCGACGGCGTTCCCACCCAAGCCGACTGGCAAAGGCTCTCCGAGCACTGGCAAGTGGAATTGGATGCCCGCATCAGTGCCCTGCAAAAACTGCGCGGAAGTCTAGGTGGTTGCATCGGCTGCGGCTGCCTCTCGCTCGCCGAGTGCGGCTTCGTCAATCCCGGTGACCTGCATTCCCGCAAGGGGCCCGGCGCCCGTGCCTTTGATGGGATCAAACGTGACGGGACAGAACAGGCCCGGTAG
- a CDS encoding gluconokinase: MHTPFGSSHTPPTIRVVVMGVSGSGKSTIGALVADAMDLPFLDGDSLHPMVNIHKMAAGTPLTDEDRWPWLEIVGNELAHTTARGVVIACSALKRSYRDAIRSKAPDTIFLHLDGSLGVLSSRLEGRSGHFMPPALLASQLAALEPLGSDERAVIIDISAGITSILDEAVAGINRAVTP, from the coding sequence GTGCACACACCTTTTGGTTCTTCCCACACACCCCCTACCATCCGTGTCGTTGTCATGGGTGTGTCGGGTTCCGGAAAAAGCACCATTGGCGCCTTGGTGGCAGACGCCATGGACCTGCCGTTTTTGGACGGAGATTCCCTGCACCCCATGGTGAACATCCACAAGATGGCAGCCGGCACCCCGCTCACCGACGAGGACCGCTGGCCATGGCTGGAGATCGTGGGCAACGAGCTAGCCCACACCACCGCCAGAGGCGTTGTCATCGCCTGCTCGGCCCTGAAGCGCAGCTACCGCGACGCCATCCGGTCCAAGGCCCCCGACACCATCTTCTTGCACCTTGACGGCTCCCTTGGCGTGCTTAGCTCGCGGCTGGAAGGTCGCTCCGGGCACTTCATGCCGCCGGCGCTGCTGGCCTCCCAGCTGGCAGCCCTTGAGCCGTTGGGCAGCGACGAACGTGCCGTAATCATCGACATTTCGGCGGGCATCACCTCGATCCTGGACGAGGCCGTGGCTGGGATTAACCGGGCAGTTACACCGTAA
- a CDS encoding gluconokinase, giving the protein MSETHTAKIVVMGVSGCGKTTVGERLGQELGLAFIDGDSLHPAENVAKMTAGTPLNDADRAPWLAAVGRELAGSPGGLVIACSALKRHYRDAIRAQAPEVFFVHLAGSREVLAARMEGRTGHFMPAGLLDSQLATLEKLGADELGVVLDISAPPKILVGAAVVRLEDQRAGQRRSGARR; this is encoded by the coding sequence GTGAGCGAAACTCACACCGCCAAGATCGTGGTCATGGGTGTTTCCGGGTGCGGCAAGACCACGGTTGGTGAACGCCTGGGCCAGGAACTGGGACTGGCGTTCATTGACGGTGACTCGCTGCACCCGGCGGAGAATGTTGCCAAGATGACGGCGGGCACACCCCTGAACGACGCCGACCGCGCACCCTGGCTGGCCGCGGTAGGCCGGGAGCTGGCGGGATCGCCCGGTGGCCTCGTCATCGCTTGCTCCGCGCTCAAACGCCACTACCGTGACGCCATCCGCGCCCAGGCCCCGGAGGTCTTCTTTGTGCATCTGGCGGGCAGCCGCGAGGTCCTGGCCGCCCGCATGGAGGGGCGAACAGGGCACTTCATGCCCGCCGGGCTGCTCGACTCACAGTTGGCCACCCTAGAAAAGTTGGGTGCCGATGAGCTGGGAGTGGTGCTGGATATTTCGGCGCCGCCAAAGATCCTGGTGGGTGCCGCCGTCGTACGCCTTGAAGACCAGCGAGCAGGCCAGCGAAGGTCCGGCGCCCGGCGCTAG
- the manD gene encoding D-mannonate dehydratase ManD, producing the protein MKIISAEVFVTSPSRNFVTLKVTTDEGVVGIGDATLNGRELAVAAYLKEHVAQLLIGRDPHRIEDTWQFIYRSSYWRRGPVTMAAIAAVDMALWDIKGKIAGLPVYQLLGGASRNGLRAYGHASGADIPQLFDSVREHLELGYKSIRIQTAIPGIKAVYGVAAQAQASGERYDYEPAGRGNYPQEEDWDTRAYLRHLPTVFEAVRNEFGPEIPLLHDGHHRMTPIQAAKLGKSLEPYDLYWLEDCTPAENQEGLRLVRQHTTTPLAIGEVFNTVFDFQTLIKEQLIDYVRAASTHFGGISALKKVMDYAAQYQIKSGFHGPTDISPIGFAAQLHVGLAIHNYGIQEYMQHSDATNEVFEQSMTFKDGYLHPGDAPGIGVEFNEEAAAAYPYQQAYLPYNRLVDGTVHDW; encoded by the coding sequence GTGAAAATCATTTCTGCTGAAGTATTTGTGACCAGCCCGAGCCGTAACTTCGTGACGTTGAAGGTCACTACCGATGAAGGTGTTGTCGGTATTGGCGATGCCACCCTGAATGGCCGCGAGCTGGCCGTTGCCGCGTATTTGAAGGAACACGTGGCCCAGCTGCTCATCGGCCGGGACCCGCACCGCATCGAGGACACGTGGCAGTTCATTTACCGCAGCTCGTACTGGCGCCGCGGCCCGGTCACCATGGCCGCCATCGCCGCCGTGGACATGGCATTGTGGGACATCAAGGGCAAGATCGCGGGCCTGCCCGTCTACCAGCTGCTCGGTGGCGCCTCGCGTAACGGCCTGCGCGCTTATGGCCATGCCTCCGGTGCCGACATCCCCCAGCTCTTTGACTCGGTCCGCGAACACTTGGAGCTTGGTTATAAGTCCATCCGCATCCAGACCGCGATCCCCGGTATCAAGGCGGTCTATGGGGTGGCCGCCCAGGCTCAGGCCTCGGGGGAACGTTACGACTACGAGCCCGCCGGCCGCGGGAACTACCCGCAGGAAGAGGATTGGGACACCCGCGCGTATCTGCGCCACCTGCCCACAGTCTTCGAGGCGGTCCGGAACGAGTTCGGCCCGGAAATTCCACTGCTGCACGATGGCCACCACCGCATGACCCCGATCCAAGCCGCCAAACTGGGCAAGTCTTTGGAGCCCTATGACCTGTACTGGCTTGAAGACTGCACCCCGGCGGAAAACCAGGAGGGACTGCGTCTGGTCCGCCAGCACACCACCACCCCGTTGGCGATTGGTGAGGTGTTCAACACGGTCTTTGATTTCCAGACCCTGATCAAGGAACAACTCATCGACTATGTTCGGGCCGCCTCGACCCACTTCGGTGGCATCTCGGCGCTAAAGAAGGTCATGGACTATGCGGCCCAGTACCAGATCAAGTCCGGTTTCCACGGGCCCACCGATATTTCACCGATCGGCTTCGCCGCGCAGTTGCATGTGGGTTTGGCCATCCACAACTACGGAATTCAGGAGTACATGCAGCACTCGGATGCCACGAACGAGGTCTTCGAGCAGTCCATGACGTTCAAGGACGGCTACCTGCACCCTGGCGACGCCCCCGGCATCGGGGTGGAATTCAACGAGGAAGCCGCCGCGGCCTACCCGTATCAGCAGGCCTACCTGCCCTACAACCGCCTGGTCGACGGAACAGTCCACGACTGGTGA
- a CDS encoding mannitol dehydrogenase family protein, giving the protein MNTPNPTLNRSTANAPAAAPVRIVHLGLGAFHRAHQAWYTQHASDGAQWGIASFTGRRPDAAVALAAQDGLYTLIERGENGDNFELMTSISQAHDGADLVALRHFVAAPSTAVVTLTITEVAYNLNAEGTLELNNPAVQGDIAALRTGNSDVAVTAPGRLLSGLAARRDAGAGPIAVVSCDNLANNGGAARAAIVGLARAVDPVLSEWITANVSFVSTSIDRITPRTTDAEIALVAAECGYADSSPVVCEPFSDWVLSGGFPAGRPDWASAGAVFVEDIEDFENRKLWLLNGAHSLMAYAGQLRGHATVAQALADPVCAAWIAELWDEAERNLPMEGLNIPAYRQTLLERFSNARIAHHLAQIAMDGSSKLRMRAVPILRAELAAGRSGAGAARMIAAWVAFLRTSAAKGTAISDAAATELHTALALPETEELRALVGILDGQLARDAAAMAVIAAQLTEFVRIKEASRLPILANGCHSVLNNG; this is encoded by the coding sequence GTGAACACACCCAACCCGACCCTGAACCGCAGCACAGCCAATGCCCCTGCGGCCGCCCCCGTACGCATTGTCCACCTAGGCCTTGGTGCCTTTCATCGGGCGCACCAAGCCTGGTATACCCAGCACGCAAGTGACGGAGCCCAGTGGGGGATTGCCTCCTTTACGGGCCGACGCCCGGATGCCGCCGTCGCCCTGGCGGCCCAGGACGGGCTGTACACGCTAATAGAACGTGGCGAAAACGGTGACAATTTTGAGCTGATGACGAGTATTTCCCAGGCTCATGACGGTGCGGACCTCGTAGCACTTCGGCACTTCGTTGCCGCACCCTCGACCGCGGTCGTGACCCTGACCATCACCGAAGTTGCCTACAACCTCAACGCCGAAGGCACACTAGAGCTGAACAATCCCGCCGTGCAAGGTGACATTGCGGCCCTTCGTACGGGGAATAGCGACGTCGCTGTTACGGCTCCCGGACGTTTGTTGAGTGGTCTAGCTGCCCGACGAGACGCGGGTGCTGGACCCATCGCCGTGGTCTCTTGCGATAATTTGGCCAACAATGGCGGTGCCGCGCGTGCTGCCATTGTTGGGCTGGCCCGTGCAGTTGACCCTGTTTTGAGTGAGTGGATCACGGCAAACGTCAGCTTTGTGAGTACGTCCATCGACCGGATTACGCCCCGAACCACTGACGCGGAGATTGCCCTCGTAGCAGCCGAATGCGGCTACGCAGACTCCTCGCCCGTCGTTTGTGAACCGTTCAGCGATTGGGTCCTTTCCGGCGGCTTCCCGGCTGGGCGACCGGACTGGGCCAGCGCGGGCGCTGTATTTGTGGAAGACATTGAAGACTTTGAAAACCGTAAGCTGTGGCTGCTCAACGGCGCCCACTCACTCATGGCCTACGCCGGCCAACTCCGTGGACATGCCACTGTGGCGCAGGCACTTGCCGACCCTGTGTGTGCGGCGTGGATCGCTGAACTCTGGGATGAAGCCGAACGCAACCTTCCCATGGAGGGCTTGAACATCCCCGCGTACCGGCAAACCCTCCTGGAACGTTTTAGCAATGCCCGCATAGCCCACCACTTGGCCCAAATCGCTATGGATGGCTCAAGCAAATTGCGCATGCGGGCCGTGCCGATTTTGCGGGCAGAATTGGCTGCTGGTCGAAGCGGCGCCGGTGCTGCGCGCATGATTGCGGCATGGGTGGCGTTCCTGCGCACTTCGGCGGCCAAAGGCACGGCGATTTCCGATGCGGCTGCCACCGAGCTACACACGGCACTTGCCTTGCCTGAAACCGAAGAGTTGCGTGCTTTAGTGGGGATTCTGGATGGTCAGCTGGCCCGGGACGCGGCGGCCATGGCGGTCATCGCCGCGCAACTTACGGAATTTGTCCGCATAAAAGAGGCGTCCCGTTTGCCAATATTGGCAAACGGTTGCCATTCTGTTCTGAACAATGGTTGA